One Funiculus sociatus GB2-C1 DNA segment encodes these proteins:
- a CDS encoding FitA-like ribbon-helix-helix domain-containing protein: MATLTIDNLPDDLMAQLQQLATQNNQPLNEQVISLLKQALQKPQPPLKFLISPETDPTWEERRKATPQILADIERRRKELPSDIEWLDSTALIREDRDSR; encoded by the coding sequence ATGGCAACACTCACCATCGACAACCTACCCGATGACTTAATGGCACAACTTCAACAACTTGCCACCCAAAATAATCAACCCCTTAACGAACAAGTCATCAGCCTGCTAAAACAAGCCTTACAAAAACCTCAACCTCCCCTAAAATTCCTCATTTCCCCTGAAACTGACCCCACCTGGGAAGAACGCCGAAAAGCAACCCCACAAATTCTTGCTGATATCGAACGCCGTCGAAAAGAACTGCCTTCAGATATTGAATGGCTAGATAGCACCGCCCTGATTCGAGAAGATAGAGACAGCCGATGA
- a CDS encoding type II toxin-antitoxin system VapC family toxin → MTTPIKCVVDASVCIKQFVPDPLSTKAQQLFAHLANPLQEIYIPDLFYIESANTLWRYVRAGQLTATQVQANLATLKALSLRVVSTAELMEEAVNIAIAYGISAYDASYVALSHRVSSPLLTLDQRLVNTLATAPYDVRLFTDFSVPPLP, encoded by the coding sequence ATGACAACCCCGATTAAATGCGTCGTTGACGCCAGTGTGTGCATCAAACAATTTGTTCCCGATCCGCTATCTACCAAAGCACAGCAACTGTTTGCCCATCTTGCCAATCCCCTTCAGGAAATTTACATACCCGATCTGTTCTATATCGAGTCTGCTAATACCCTCTGGAGATATGTTCGTGCAGGGCAGTTGACGGCTACCCAAGTTCAAGCGAATTTAGCGACACTCAAAGCCTTATCGCTGCGAGTTGTTTCCACGGCTGAGTTGATGGAAGAAGCGGTTAATATCGCGATCGCTTACGGAATTTCTGCCTACGATGCCTCTTATGTCGCCCTTTCCCACCGAGTCAGTTCTCCTTTGCTAACTTTAGACCAGAGGTTGGTGAATACTTTAGCAACCGCACCCTATGACGTGCGTTTGTTTACCGACTTCTCTGTTCCTCCCTTGCCCTAA
- a CDS encoding type I restriction endonuclease subunit R has protein sequence MPQPTPEYIYVEKPTIDQLVSMGWQYIEGSWDDPQVTDRENFKQVLISDRLKAAIKRINLDDNGNPWLDDTQVNAAVSQLERLTSQRLMEANQAATELLLKGTTVLGQDGKQHTVHFIDFEHPENNGFLAINQYRVDPPWATGNRGFIVPDIVLLVNGIPLVVIECKSPKLDNPITEAIRDLLQYSNQRGSSQPEGAEKLFHYNQLMIAASAGRAAAGTIGANYEHYVEWKDTTPRPKAEIAAELGVTELNSRQMLIAGMLHPANLLDILRNFTLFKTSGGRTIKLVPRHQQYRAVHEAIGRLLHNPTRTQHGTDDQRGGIIWHTQGSGKSLTMVYLIRKIRTIPALRRFKIVVVTDRTDLEKQLSDTAVLTGEPLQRAKNVKKLEEYLKQPGAGLVFGMIQKFKGGEDSEEEEEIEPIKKNLNPSEDILVLIDEAHRSHASTLHANLLEALPNCARIGFTGTPIETSAKTNTRRIFGSFIDQYNIRQSQADGVTLPILYEGLEARGAVTSGDDLDQLFEIIFQDKTPEERAQIKAKYATKTQVSEARELIKAKARNMLRHYIERILPGGFKAQVVASTRLAAVRYQEAFAEAQQALVQQLQSRAAILASLNPETLESLDAETGFLALAFPHLDTIRRLEFATVISSDKNDDPSWKKWTDKSQQETHIERFKKPLEQDSLAILTVKSMLLTGFDAPLEQVLYLDRGMKEYELLQAIARVNRVYDDTKKYGLVVDYYGVDIAAALSVYENVDIENAWFDIRQELPKLRDKHQRVIALFTQNGCMIDDVESCVDLLRDERLRVEFNDTFKDFLDTLDTILPRPEALPYVKDAKKLGLIKKSVADLYRDEKLNLVSAKEKVRALIDQYIESQGIDPKVPPIDILSLDFKTHVQRHRSIKAQAAEMEFAARHHISIHYDEDPVYYKNLSEKLTEILDSLADNWDEKVEALRQYIEQIQAGRPTNETGLDPKTQLPFLNILGEHSQIELPKLAQATVEIVDRIRQEVRRVNWASPIVQEDLRRWIADYLDTNDLVDYDQLEEVADKLVQLARKNRDSLMA, from the coding sequence ATGCCCCAACCAACGCCAGAATATATCTACGTTGAAAAGCCGACCATTGACCAACTTGTAAGTATGGGTTGGCAGTACATCGAAGGCAGTTGGGACGACCCCCAAGTTACCGATCGCGAGAACTTCAAGCAAGTCCTAATTAGCGATCGCCTAAAAGCCGCCATCAAGCGCATCAACCTCGACGACAACGGCAACCCTTGGCTCGATGATACCCAAGTGAATGCCGCTGTGAGTCAGCTAGAACGTCTGACATCACAAAGACTGATGGAAGCCAATCAAGCGGCTACAGAATTACTCCTCAAAGGCACCACCGTTTTAGGGCAAGACGGCAAACAGCACACCGTCCACTTCATCGACTTCGAGCATCCTGAAAATAACGGCTTCCTCGCCATCAATCAATACCGAGTAGACCCCCCTTGGGCAACAGGCAACCGAGGGTTTATCGTCCCGGACATCGTGCTACTCGTCAACGGCATCCCCCTCGTCGTCATCGAGTGCAAAAGCCCTAAACTCGATAACCCCATCACAGAAGCCATCCGCGACTTGTTGCAATATTCCAACCAACGGGGAAGCAGCCAACCGGAAGGCGCAGAAAAGCTATTCCACTACAACCAGTTAATGATAGCCGCCTCTGCGGGACGGGCAGCAGCAGGAACCATCGGCGCAAACTACGAGCATTATGTCGAGTGGAAAGATACCACTCCCCGCCCCAAAGCCGAAATTGCCGCAGAACTCGGCGTTACCGAACTCAACTCCCGCCAAATGCTCATTGCCGGGATGCTACACCCCGCAAACCTCCTCGACATCCTGCGAAACTTCACCTTGTTCAAAACCAGCGGCGGACGCACGATTAAACTCGTCCCCCGTCACCAACAATATCGGGCAGTCCACGAAGCAATCGGGCGACTCCTGCACAACCCAACCCGCACCCAACACGGCACCGATGACCAACGCGGCGGTATCATCTGGCATACTCAAGGTTCCGGCAAAAGCCTGACAATGGTGTACCTGATACGGAAAATCCGCACTATCCCCGCCTTGCGCCGCTTTAAGATAGTCGTCGTTACCGATCGCACGGACTTAGAAAAGCAACTCTCCGATACAGCCGTCCTGACAGGCGAACCCTTACAAAGAGCGAAAAACGTCAAAAAGCTAGAAGAGTACCTCAAACAACCCGGTGCTGGCTTAGTCTTCGGGATGATTCAGAAATTCAAAGGCGGCGAAGATTCCGAGGAAGAAGAAGAAATTGAGCCAATCAAGAAAAACCTCAATCCTTCCGAAGATATCCTAGTCCTAATTGACGAAGCCCACCGTTCCCACGCCAGCACCCTCCATGCCAATCTCTTGGAAGCCTTACCCAACTGCGCCCGCATCGGCTTCACTGGCACTCCCATCGAAACGAGTGCCAAAACAAACACTAGGCGCATCTTTGGTTCCTTTATCGACCAGTACAACATCCGCCAATCCCAAGCAGACGGTGTTACCTTGCCTATCCTCTACGAAGGCTTAGAAGCCAGAGGTGCCGTTACTTCTGGCGATGACCTCGACCAACTGTTTGAAATCATCTTTCAGGATAAAACCCCAGAAGAACGGGCGCAAATTAAAGCCAAATACGCTACTAAAACCCAAGTCTCCGAAGCACGGGAACTGATTAAAGCCAAAGCCCGGAATATGCTGCGCCACTATATCGAGCGTATCCTACCCGGAGGCTTCAAAGCTCAAGTCGTTGCCTCTACCCGTCTCGCCGCCGTGCGCTACCAGGAGGCATTTGCCGAAGCGCAACAGGCACTGGTGCAACAACTCCAATCTCGCGCCGCCATCTTAGCAAGTCTAAACCCCGAAACCTTAGAATCCCTGGATGCAGAAACTGGCTTTCTCGCCTTAGCCTTCCCGCACCTAGACACCATCCGCCGCTTAGAATTTGCCACCGTCATCTCCTCGGACAAAAACGACGACCCAAGCTGGAAAAAGTGGACAGATAAGAGTCAACAAGAAACCCATATCGAGCGATTCAAAAAGCCGTTAGAGCAAGATAGTTTGGCGATTTTAACGGTGAAAAGTATGCTCCTGACAGGCTTTGATGCCCCACTGGAGCAAGTTTTATATTTAGACCGGGGCATGAAAGAATATGAATTGCTGCAAGCCATTGCCCGTGTCAACCGCGTCTATGACGATACCAAGAAATATGGGCTAGTCGTCGATTACTACGGTGTTGATATCGCGGCTGCCCTCTCTGTTTACGAGAATGTGGATATCGAAAATGCTTGGTTTGATATTCGCCAAGAATTGCCCAAACTGCGCGACAAACACCAGCGAGTGATTGCCTTATTCACCCAAAACGGCTGCATGATTGATGACGTAGAAAGCTGTGTAGACTTACTCCGAGACGAACGCCTGCGCGTCGAATTCAACGACACATTCAAAGATTTCCTCGACACCCTCGACACCATCCTCCCCCGCCCGGAAGCCTTGCCCTATGTCAAAGATGCCAAGAAACTCGGTTTAATTAAAAAATCCGTTGCTGACCTTTACCGGGATGAAAAACTCAACCTTGTCAGCGCCAAAGAGAAAGTTCGGGCATTAATTGACCAATACATTGAATCCCAAGGAATTGACCCGAAAGTACCGCCGATTGATATCCTGTCCTTGGACTTCAAAACCCACGTCCAGCGCCATCGCTCAATTAAAGCACAAGCGGCAGAAATGGAATTCGCTGCCCGTCACCACATCAGCATCCACTATGATGAAGACCCGGTTTATTACAAAAACCTGAGCGAAAAACTGACAGAAATTCTTGACTCTCTTGCCGACAACTGGGACGAAAAAGTTGAAGCGTTACGCCAGTATATCGAACAAATCCAAGCAGGTCGCCCCACCAATGAAACGGGACTCGACCCGAAAACTCAGCTTCCCTTCCTCAACATCTTGGGCGAACATTCACAGATAGAACTGCCCAAACTCGCCCAAGCTACTGTAGAAATTGTCGATCGCATCCGCCAAGAAGTGCGGCGGGTAAATTGGGCAAGTCCCATTGTCCAAGAAGACTTGAGACGCTGGATAGCCGACTACTTGGATACTAACGATTTAGTGGACTACGACCAACTCGAAGAAGTGGCGGATAAACTGGTGCAACTTGCCCGCAAGAATCGTGATAGTTTGATGGCATGA
- a CDS encoding M48 family metallopeptidase: MTTITFGDLSFELRHSAKRRTIGITVERDGQLILASPPEVPMETLEKVVRDKRLWIYSKLLKKESLNPPTTVKEYVSGEGFYYLGRSYRLKLVDGVKQQPPLRLYQSRFELQRDAQARGREEFIRWYCDRLRLILDAQIAAFVNRVGASPRSVQVRELGYRWGSCGHKGDLYFHWRVAMLPRTMIEYVVVHELVHLIEPHHTTGFWDRVERVVSDWCDRKQWLAQNGASYDL; the protein is encoded by the coding sequence ATGACCACCATCACCTTTGGCGACCTCAGTTTTGAACTGCGCCACAGTGCCAAACGTCGCACCATCGGCATCACCGTCGAACGGGACGGTCAATTAATCCTGGCATCTCCTCCAGAAGTGCCGATGGAAACGCTGGAGAAAGTGGTTCGGGACAAACGCCTCTGGATTTACAGCAAACTCCTCAAAAAAGAATCCCTCAATCCCCCCACTACTGTCAAAGAATACGTTTCAGGAGAAGGGTTTTATTACCTGGGACGCAGCTATCGCCTCAAGTTGGTGGATGGTGTGAAGCAACAGCCACCCCTGAGACTCTACCAAAGCCGCTTTGAATTGCAGCGCGACGCACAGGCACGGGGGAGAGAAGAGTTTATTCGATGGTATTGCGATCGCCTACGCCTGATTTTAGATGCACAGATTGCCGCTTTTGTCAATCGTGTTGGGGCTTCTCCCCGTTCGGTGCAGGTACGCGAGTTAGGCTACCGTTGGGGTTCATGCGGACATAAAGGAGATTTATATTTTCACTGGCGAGTGGCGATGCTGCCGCGAACCATGATTGAGTATGTGGTGGTTCACGAGTTGGTGCATCTGATTGAACCGCACCATACTACTGGGTTCTGGGATAGGGTGGAGCGGGTTGTGAGTGATTGGTGCGATCGTAAACAGTGGTTAGCCCAAAATGGGGCAAGTTATGACCTTTAG
- a CDS encoding DUF1304 domain-containing protein: MPVLIAQVSVIIVALIHALISISEIFLWKNPLVHERIGFNQVDADKAAPIVANAGLYNGFIAVGLIWGLLTSTNAVTIQLFFLSCVFVAGVFGAVTLRWTTLILQMLPSLVALVAVWYVNYLM, translated from the coding sequence ATGCCAGTATTGATCGCTCAAGTGTCTGTGATTATAGTCGCTTTGATTCATGCACTAATCAGCATTAGTGAGATATTTCTATGGAAAAATCCTCTGGTGCATGAACGAATTGGTTTTAATCAAGTTGACGCAGACAAAGCCGCGCCAATTGTTGCTAATGCTGGTTTGTATAACGGGTTTATTGCAGTAGGTCTAATTTGGGGACTTTTAACAAGCACTAATGCCGTAACTATTCAGTTATTTTTTCTAAGCTGCGTCTTTGTCGCTGGAGTATTTGGTGCTGTGACGTTAAGGTGGACAACCCTCATCCTACAAATGCTACCTAGTCTAGTTGCTCTCGTTGCTGTTTGGTATGTGAACTATTTGATGTGA
- a CDS encoding ribbon-helix-helix domain-containing protein — MIYDMAKVTVTLYMDEEDKEALQQLADAEERSLSQMAVLILKRAIRQAQEEGKILPSQSKRDK; from the coding sequence ATGATTTATGACATGGCGAAAGTGACTGTGACCCTCTATATGGATGAAGAAGACAAGGAAGCGCTGCAACAATTGGCAGACGCGGAGGAGCGCTCTTTATCTCAAATGGCGGTGTTAATTCTTAAAAGAGCAATTAGGCAAGCTCAGGAGGAAGGGAAAATTCTGCCGAGTCAGAGTAAGCGAGATAAATGA
- a CDS encoding helix-turn-helix domain-containing protein: MKPRPLTEQEQTLIDLYGYCQLGMTPQQFYAKWQVNHEAIAFICSRSMSTVQRWFRRGKNYRRPQPADLRHLALMDFLLEHYQDIPEQLFKALCCPKHNP; encoded by the coding sequence ATGAAACCCCGTCCTCTCACCGAACAAGAGCAAACCCTAATCGACCTCTACGGATACTGCCAGCTGGGAATGACACCGCAGCAATTCTACGCCAAATGGCAAGTGAATCACGAAGCGATCGCCTTCATCTGCTCTCGTTCCATGTCTACCGTTCAGCGTTGGTTTAGAAGGGGTAAAAACTACCGCCGTCCGCAACCTGCCGATTTACGCCATCTCGCTTTGATGGATTTCCTATTGGAGCATTATCAGGACATTCCCGAACAACTCTTCAAGGCGCTGTGCTGTCCTAAGCACAACCCTTAA
- a CDS encoding TniQ family protein, giving the protein MEASDIQPWLFRVELFEGESLSHFLGRFRRANNLTPTGLGKVAGLGGAIARWEKFYHNPFPARQQLEALTTVVGIEADKLANMLPPAGVGMKHEPIRLCGACYAEFACHRIEWQFKTANRCGRHQLRLLSECPNCKARFKVPALWVGGHCQRCFMTFAEMAKYQKPVLQ; this is encoded by the coding sequence ATGGAAGCTTCGGATATTCAGCCTTGGCTATTTCGAGTGGAACTCTTTGAGGGGGAAAGTCTGAGCCACTTCTTGGGACGGTTTCGACGGGCAAACAATCTAACGCCAACTGGTTTAGGGAAGGTGGCGGGACTTGGAGGTGCGATCGCTCGTTGGGAAAAGTTTTATCACAACCCCTTTCCTGCTCGGCAACAGTTAGAAGCTCTAACTACAGTAGTTGGAATTGAAGCAGATAAATTGGCAAATATGTTGCCTCCTGCTGGAGTAGGAATGAAGCACGAGCCAATTCGGTTGTGTGGGGCTTGTTATGCTGAATTTGCTTGTCACCGGATTGAATGGCAGTTTAAGACGGCAAATAGGTGTGGGAGGCACCAGTTACGCTTGCTATCTGAATGCCCAAATTGCAAAGCAAGGTTTAAAGTTCCAGCTTTGTGGGTGGGCGGCCATTGTCAGCGGTGTTTTATGACGTTTGCTGAGATGGCAAAGTATCAGAAGCCTGTTTTACAGTAA
- a CDS encoding TniB family NTP-binding protein, with product MTKNEAKAVAQELGEIPLNSEKVQAEIQRLNRKPFVDLEQVKVLNDWLEGKRQSRQSGRVVGESRTGKTIACDAYRLRHKPIQEVGKPPTVPVVYIQIPQECGAKELFGVILEHLKYQMVKGTVAEIRDRTLRVLKGCSVEMLIIDEADRLKPKTFAEVRDIFDKLEISVILVGTDRLDTVIKRDEQVYNRFRACHRFGKLSGGEFKQTVEVWEKKVLQLPVASNLSSKTMLKTLGEATAGYIGLMDMILREAAIESLKKGLQKIDLETLKEVAAQYR from the coding sequence ATGACTAAAAATGAAGCTAAAGCGGTTGCCCAAGAATTAGGTGAGATCCCACTTAATAGCGAGAAAGTACAGGCGGAAATTCAACGATTGAACCGTAAGCCTTTTGTGGATCTAGAACAAGTGAAAGTTCTTAATGATTGGTTGGAAGGAAAGCGCCAATCGCGACAGTCCGGCAGGGTTGTGGGAGAGTCAAGAACGGGTAAAACAATCGCCTGTGATGCTTATAGATTGCGTCATAAACCGATTCAAGAAGTTGGTAAACCACCAACTGTACCTGTTGTTTATATTCAAATTCCTCAAGAGTGTGGTGCTAAGGAATTGTTTGGGGTGATTCTTGAACATTTGAAATACCAAATGGTCAAGGGGACGGTAGCAGAAATTCGCGATCGCACTTTACGAGTCCTCAAGGGCTGTAGTGTGGAAATGCTGATTATTGATGAAGCTGACCGCCTGAAGCCTAAAACATTTGCTGAGGTGCGGGATATCTTTGACAAGTTGGAGATTTCCGTCATTTTGGTAGGTACTGACCGCTTGGATACGGTAATTAAGCGAGATGAACAAGTTTACAACCGCTTTCGTGCTTGTCATCGCTTCGGCAAGTTGTCAGGAGGAGAGTTTAAGCAGACGGTAGAGGTTTGGGAAAAGAAAGTTTTGCAGTTGCCTGTGGCTTCTAATTTGTCTAGTAAGACGATGTTGAAAACATTGGGGGAAGCGACGGCGGGTTATATCGGTTTGATGGATATGATTCTCAGGGAAGCAGCTATTGAGTCTTTAAAGAAAGGCTTGCAAAAGATTGATTTGGAGACGTTAAAGGAAGTAGCTGCTCAGTACAGATAA
- a CDS encoding Mu transposase C-terminal domain-containing protein yields the protein MPDAGFSETRVSANIADEGANLTEASVIVSELSDEALLKMEVIQSLLEPSDRPVGERIQEAAAKLGKSVRTVRRLLDKWEQEGLLGVNKTERADKGKHRIEEDWQEFILKTYREGNKGSKRMTPKQVFLRVQVRALQLGLKSPSHMTVYRILEPVIEKQEKAKSIRTPGWRGSRLSVKTRDSKDLSVEYSNHVWQCDHTRVDVLLVDQHGQLLSRPWLTTVIDTYSRCIMGINLGYDAPSSQVVALALRHGILPKQYGSEYKLHCEWGTYGKPEHFYTDGGKDFRSNHLQQIAVQLGFVCHLRDRPSEGGIVERPFKTLNSELFSTLPGYTGSNVQERPKEAEKDASLTLRQLEQRLVRYIVDNYNQRIDARMGDQTRFQRWDAGLRVSAPDVFSERELDICLMKQARRSIQRGGYLQFENLMYRGEHLAGYAGESVVLRYDPRDITTVLVYHQEGNKEVFLARAYAQDLETEQLSLDEAKASSRKIREEGKTVSNRSILTEVRDRDTFLTQKKTKKERQKAEQVEVKRAKQPLSVEPEEIEVTSIQSEAEPEMPEVFDYEQMREDYGW from the coding sequence ATGCCAGACGCAGGCTTTTCTGAAACAAGGGTCTCGGCAAATATCGCAGACGAGGGAGCTAATCTCACGGAAGCTTCCGTAATAGTGAGTGAACTTTCGGATGAAGCTCTTCTGAAGATGGAAGTAATTCAAAGTCTTTTGGAACCAAGCGATCGCCCCGTTGGTGAAAGGATTCAGGAAGCAGCCGCCAAATTGGGGAAGTCAGTGCGTACAGTAAGACGGCTGCTTGACAAATGGGAACAGGAAGGACTGCTTGGAGTAAATAAGACAGAACGCGCAGATAAAGGTAAGCACCGGATTGAGGAAGACTGGCAGGAGTTTATTCTTAAAACTTATCGCGAGGGAAATAAAGGGAGTAAAAGAATGACTCCTAAGCAGGTTTTCCTGCGAGTACAGGTAAGAGCTTTGCAGCTAGGCCTCAAATCTCCTAGTCACATGACGGTATACCGCATTCTAGAACCAGTAATTGAGAAGCAGGAGAAAGCTAAAAGTATTCGTACCCCTGGTTGGCGAGGATCCCGTTTATCAGTCAAAACCCGCGATAGTAAGGACTTATCAGTAGAGTATAGCAACCACGTCTGGCAATGCGACCACACCCGCGTAGATGTATTGCTGGTAGATCAACATGGTCAACTTCTCAGCCGTCCTTGGCTGACAACAGTTATTGATACCTATTCTCGCTGCATTATGGGCATTAATTTGGGCTACGATGCTCCAAGTTCTCAGGTGGTAGCGTTAGCTTTACGTCATGGGATTTTGCCCAAGCAGTATGGTTCTGAATACAAACTGCATTGCGAGTGGGGGACTTATGGCAAACCCGAACACTTCTATACAGATGGGGGTAAGGATTTTCGTTCTAACCACTTGCAGCAGATTGCAGTGCAGTTAGGGTTTGTTTGTCATTTACGCGATCGCCCCAGTGAAGGTGGTATCGTTGAGCGTCCTTTCAAGACTCTCAACAGTGAACTTTTCTCAACGTTGCCAGGGTATACGGGGTCGAACGTACAAGAGCGACCTAAAGAGGCTGAAAAAGATGCAAGCCTTACACTCAGGCAATTAGAGCAAAGATTGGTGCGATACATCGTTGATAACTACAACCAGCGGATTGATGCCCGGATGGGAGATCAAACGCGGTTTCAACGATGGGATGCTGGATTAAGGGTTTCTGCTCCTGATGTCTTTTCGGAAAGGGAGTTAGATATCTGCTTAATGAAGCAAGCAAGACGCAGTATCCAAAGAGGGGGCTACCTGCAATTTGAAAACCTGATGTACCGAGGTGAGCATTTGGCAGGCTATGCCGGAGAAAGCGTGGTGCTGCGATATGACCCCAGAGATATCACAACTGTTTTGGTCTATCACCAAGAAGGCAACAAAGAGGTTTTTCTAGCGCGTGCTTATGCTCAGGATTTAGAGACAGAGCAATTATCTTTAGATGAGGCGAAAGCCAGCAGTCGGAAGATTCGGGAAGAAGGGAAAACTGTCAGTAACCGCTCGATTTTGACAGAAGTGCGCGATCGCGATACTTTCTTAACTCAAAAGAAAACCAAAAAGGAACGTCAAAAAGCAGAACAGGTTGAAGTCAAAAGAGCGAAACAACCCTTATCTGTTGAACCTGAAGAAATAGAAGTGACATCTATTCAAAGTGAAGCAGAACCAGAGATGCCAGAAGTATTTGATTACGAACAAATGCGTGAGGATTATGGCTGGTAA